A window of the Teredinibacter franksiae genome harbors these coding sequences:
- a CDS encoding malate synthase G, whose amino-acid sequence MNIPLENSCFINDKFYKFINDEVLPLRSMNVAKFWNGLNDLVDELAPLNQHLLQTRNELQAKIDGWHRDTSNEGFSPKNYRQFLLDIGYLVEEGEDFSVTTDDVDEEISAIAGPQLVVPLKNARFALNAANARWGSLYDALYGTDAIPHSEGLKPCSRYNPARGNHVIQYAKEFLDEVFPLALGSHLDVTSYIVYYQHLLAFFPDGSKTGLKMPRQFVALCGHKDDPESILLCNNGLHVEVQFDRNGSIGCHDLAHIQDVVVEAAVTTIMDCEDSVAAVDAEDKIEIYRNWLGLMAGSLMASFDKNGVTYTRKLNRDRYFTCPDGEEYRVPGRALMLNRNVGHLMESDLLQTRDGHFVPEGIIDAVITALIGSLDLNRENSAIRNSRSGSIYIVKPKMHGPDEVAFTCRLFERVEDLLELERNTIKLGIMDEERRTTVNLKECIRVAKARVAFINTGFLDRTGDEIHTSMQAGPFLPKARIKDQPWIKAYENWNVDIGLECGLPGHAQIGKGMWPMPDEMNQMMMAKIDHPLAGANTAWVPSPTAAVLHALHYHKVNVHDVQSELRDRPRASVDDILEIPLMPSYTSLSAEQIEQELENNIQGILGYVVRWVELGVGCSKVLDINNIGLMEDRATLRISSQHIANWLMHSVCSEQQVRNVMQRMAAVVDSQNEGISGYRNMVPDTDQSLAFKSAQDLIFLGAKQPNGYTEPLLHSYRLKAKQR is encoded by the coding sequence ATGAACATTCCGCTCGAAAATAGCTGTTTCATTAATGATAAGTTCTACAAATTCATCAACGATGAAGTTTTACCCCTGCGTTCAATGAACGTAGCAAAGTTCTGGAATGGGCTCAATGATTTGGTCGACGAGCTGGCCCCCCTTAATCAACATTTGCTGCAAACGCGTAATGAGCTTCAGGCAAAAATTGACGGTTGGCACCGAGACACCAGTAACGAGGGATTTAGCCCTAAAAACTACCGTCAATTTCTATTGGATATTGGCTACTTAGTGGAGGAAGGTGAGGATTTTTCGGTAACAACTGACGATGTTGACGAAGAAATATCGGCCATTGCCGGACCGCAACTGGTTGTACCGCTAAAAAATGCACGTTTTGCGCTAAACGCGGCTAATGCTCGCTGGGGTAGCTTATACGATGCGCTCTACGGTACGGATGCGATTCCCCACAGCGAAGGATTAAAGCCCTGTAGCCGTTATAACCCTGCGCGTGGCAACCATGTCATTCAATATGCGAAAGAATTTCTCGATGAGGTCTTCCCTTTGGCCTTAGGTTCGCATTTAGATGTCACCAGTTACATTGTGTATTACCAGCATTTACTGGCTTTTTTCCCCGATGGAAGTAAAACCGGGTTAAAAATGCCTCGTCAATTTGTCGCCCTTTGCGGACATAAAGATGACCCAGAATCGATTCTGCTCTGCAACAACGGCTTACACGTCGAGGTTCAGTTCGATCGCAACGGCAGCATTGGTTGCCATGACCTTGCGCACATTCAGGATGTTGTCGTTGAAGCTGCAGTAACCACCATTATGGATTGCGAAGACTCCGTAGCGGCGGTCGATGCCGAAGACAAAATTGAAATTTACCGTAACTGGCTTGGATTGATGGCGGGCAGCTTGATGGCCTCGTTTGATAAGAATGGCGTGACCTATACTCGAAAATTAAATCGCGATAGATATTTCACCTGCCCAGACGGCGAGGAATATCGTGTGCCTGGGCGCGCACTGATGCTGAATCGAAATGTGGGCCATTTAATGGAAAGTGATTTACTGCAAACCCGTGATGGTCATTTTGTGCCAGAAGGCATTATTGATGCTGTGATTACAGCACTCATTGGTTCACTCGATTTGAATCGAGAAAACAGCGCAATCCGCAATAGCCGTAGTGGCAGTATCTATATCGTTAAACCCAAAATGCATGGCCCCGATGAGGTCGCGTTTACCTGTCGATTATTTGAGCGTGTGGAAGACTTGCTGGAGCTTGAACGCAACACCATCAAATTGGGCATTATGGATGAAGAACGTCGCACAACGGTAAACCTAAAGGAATGTATTCGTGTAGCTAAAGCACGAGTGGCGTTTATTAATACCGGGTTTCTTGATCGTACCGGTGATGAAATTCACACCAGTATGCAGGCCGGCCCGTTCTTACCCAAAGCGCGTATTAAAGATCAGCCGTGGATTAAAGCATACGAAAATTGGAACGTTGATATAGGCCTTGAATGTGGTTTGCCTGGGCATGCACAAATCGGTAAGGGTATGTGGCCCATGCCCGATGAAATGAATCAGATGATGATGGCGAAAATCGATCACCCTCTCGCCGGAGCGAATACGGCATGGGTACCTTCGCCAACAGCCGCTGTGTTACACGCACTACATTATCACAAAGTAAATGTGCATGACGTTCAATCAGAGTTGCGTGATAGGCCACGAGCTAGCGTGGACGATATTCTAGAAATTCCGTTAATGCCCAGTTACACCAGCCTCAGTGCCGAGCAAATTGAGCAGGAACTGGAAAATAATATCCAAGGAATTCTTGGTTATGTTGTGCGTTGGGTGGAGTTGGGTGTTGGCTGTTCAAAAGTGCTAGACATTAACAATATCGGCCTAATGGAAGACCGCGCGACCCTACGTATTTCCAGTCAGCATATCGCCAATTGGTTAATGCATAGTGTTTGTAGCGAACAGCAGGTACGCAATGTTATGCAGCGTATGGCTGCGGTAGTTGACAGTCAGAATGAAGGAATATCCGGGTACCGAAACATGGTGCCCGATACAGATCAGAGTCTTGCCTTTAAAAGCGCGCAAGACTTGATTTTTCTCGGCGCCAAACAACCCAACGGCTACACCGAACCGCTATTACATAGTTATCGCTTAAAGGCAAAGCAGCGATAG
- a CDS encoding isocitrate lyase, which produces MNKYSFESKHASKAVSGHNHTWDAINPESVARMRLQNRFSTGLDIARYTAKIMRDDMKAYDKNPERYTQSLGCWHGFIGQQKMISIKKHFGTTKGRYLYLSGWMVAAMRSEFGPLPDQSMHEKTAVPELIEELYTFLKQADARELRQQFKDLDVARAAGDNVKSKYIEKCIDNFETHIVPIIADIDAGFGNEEATYLLAKKMIEAGACCIQIENQVSDAKQCGHQDGKVTVPHEDFLAKINAVRYAFMELGVEDGVIVARTDSLGAGLTQKIPVSQSAGDLAEQYNNYIDGEPISTLDNLKSGELVIAQAEGNIKVDRLANGLIRFKPNTGEDRVVLDCITSLQHGADLLWIETEKPHVGQIASMVNRIRKIIPNAKLVYNNSPSFNWTLSFRQQVFDTWQERGSDMSAYQRDNLMSVQYDGSDLAQAADDKIRAFQKDAAKQAGIFHHLITLPTYHTAALSTDNLAKDYFGDEGMLAYVKNVQRKEIRESLACVKHQDMAGSNIGDDHKEYFSGGQALKASGDSNTMNQFS; this is translated from the coding sequence ATGAACAAGTATTCTTTTGAGTCAAAGCATGCATCCAAAGCCGTTTCGGGCCATAACCACACATGGGATGCAATTAACCCCGAGTCGGTAGCGCGTATGCGATTGCAAAACCGCTTCTCCACCGGTTTGGATATCGCTCGTTACACTGCAAAAATTATGCGCGACGATATGAAAGCTTACGATAAAAACCCCGAACGCTACACGCAATCGTTAGGTTGCTGGCACGGTTTTATTGGTCAGCAAAAAATGATCTCTATTAAAAAACACTTTGGTACAACCAAAGGTCGCTACCTTTATCTTTCGGGTTGGATGGTTGCCGCGATGCGCTCGGAATTTGGCCCTCTGCCGGATCAGTCCATGCATGAAAAAACGGCTGTGCCGGAACTCATTGAAGAGCTGTATACATTTTTGAAGCAAGCCGACGCTCGTGAGTTGCGGCAGCAGTTTAAAGATTTGGATGTGGCTCGTGCGGCTGGCGACAATGTGAAATCAAAGTATATTGAAAAATGTATTGATAATTTTGAAACCCATATTGTGCCAATTATTGCCGATATCGATGCGGGGTTTGGTAACGAAGAGGCTACCTACCTATTGGCCAAAAAAATGATAGAAGCGGGTGCTTGCTGTATTCAAATTGAAAACCAAGTGTCGGACGCAAAGCAGTGCGGTCATCAAGACGGTAAAGTGACGGTTCCTCACGAAGATTTTCTGGCAAAAATTAATGCGGTGCGCTACGCCTTTATGGAATTGGGCGTTGAGGATGGCGTAATTGTTGCGCGCACAGATTCGTTGGGCGCCGGCCTTACACAGAAAATACCCGTGTCGCAGTCTGCGGGTGATTTGGCCGAGCAGTACAATAACTATATTGATGGTGAGCCTATTAGTACGTTGGATAACCTAAAGTCTGGTGAGCTGGTAATTGCACAGGCCGAGGGTAATATAAAAGTGGATCGTCTCGCCAATGGTTTAATCCGCTTCAAACCCAATACCGGTGAAGACCGCGTAGTACTGGACTGTATTACGTCATTGCAACATGGTGCGGACCTTTTATGGATTGAAACTGAAAAACCCCATGTAGGGCAAATTGCAAGTATGGTTAATCGTATTCGAAAAATCATTCCCAATGCAAAGCTGGTGTACAACAACAGCCCGTCATTTAACTGGACACTGAGTTTTCGACAACAGGTGTTCGACACTTGGCAGGAGCGAGGCAGCGATATGTCGGCCTACCAACGCGATAATTTGATGAGTGTGCAGTACGACGGTAGCGATTTAGCCCAAGCTGCAGATGATAAAATTAGAGCCTTCCAGAAAGATGCGGCAAAGCAGGCTGGAATTTTCCATCACCTGATTACGTTGCCCACTTACCATACGGCTGCGTTGTCCACGGACAATCTTGCCAAAGATTACTTCGGCGACGAGGGAATGCTGGCTTATGTGAAAAATGTGCAGCGTAAAGAGATTCGGGAAAGCCTAGCCTGTGTTAAGCACCAGGATATGGCTGGCTCCAATATTGGTGATGATCACAAAGAGTATTTTTCCGGTGGCCAGGCGCTAAAGGCCTCCGGGGACAGCAATACAATGAATCAGTTTTCCTGA